In Coffea eugenioides isolate CCC68of chromosome 4, Ceug_1.0, whole genome shotgun sequence, the genomic stretch GAGGTTTAACGGCTAAGACATGCTACCGGGTAATTGGATAATGTACAGCATAGATTGATCACAAAACGACCCCGTCTGCAGccaccaaattttatatttgcgAGCTAAAGAGTTTCTCCCTTGCTCTTTTTGCTTGTACTTAAATGCAACAATACCTTGTTATTAAAATTTTGCTGCATAGCCAGTTTGCAACTGATTTTATATAAGTTTTGACAAGAAATTAGCTCTTTTTATGGTAGAATGACATTATGGTTTTGATCAGGATAGCCAAATTGAAATGAGGATGCTACGCTGCTCTTAACTCTTGGGCTAATTGATTAGAATATAGgtgtaaaaaagaaaagtcagaCACTTGCGGATCTGACAGAGTTCATGTATAAAACTATGGGTGCCGGGCTGAGACAGCCCGGCACctgacagaatttttttttttttaaacatgtcaggtgccgggctgtatcagcccggcacctgacacattgtttttttgaaaaaagatgtCAAGTGCCGGGCTGTGTCAGCCCGGCACCTGACATTCACTCAATTGAATTGAGTGAACATTCACTCAATTGAGTGAATTGCAATTCACATCGAATTGAGTGAATTGcaattcactttatttgttaaGCTAGTTGATAAATGCAATTCACTTTAATTGATTTAGtgaattaattagtttaattaattgagtaaattaattttaagagattcgattaaatgcatttaattaaGGTGATGAATtaggtttaatttgttatttattaaatattcatttatttgttataaatgatttaattatttaattataatgcATTATTTGTTGTTATTTAATTACACTTTATTTGTTGTTATTTGTTATACTATTTGTTATTATTCGTTGTTATTTAATTACCCTTTATTTGTTatattatttgttattatttcttataattatagaatcgcaattatttatttatttgttataaattatatatatttgattCAATTAATTATTCAAATAAGCATATTAATGAGGTTCTAAAATGCTATCAACACTCGTCTCTAATAGGTATAACATGTCAAGTGATAATTGCTTGGTGATTCAAGTATATTGGGGTGGAAAAATTATAAACGAAGGAGGGTCAATTTCATATGATCCTTCTATACCGAAACAAGTGTTGTTCCTTACAGAGATGGTAGGTTATGATGATTTGGTAGACAAAATATATAATCTTCTGGGTTTAGATCGGAATCTTCTGGGTAGACAAAATATACAATCTTCATTACATGTTTgctaaatatcaaatattataATATGGGAATTTAGCCTTTTATTATTTGAATGCTTATCGTTATTTTTATATTTAGCCATTTCACCGTTGTCACGCTAtgcattttttcctctttttttggtcctttttttatatattgcACAATaaatttagttttataaaattatagtgaacattaaaaattacataaaaaTTCTAACAAATTATTTCTCAACAATTTGAGAACTACATCTTATTACAAAATGAATGGtatattttgtttgaaaaaCATTTTCGTAGTTTAACATCCTATAGGAGTAATTAGTGATTTTGCACAAATCTATGTTCTTCATTTTCTTACGTTTCAACTTTGAAATGTAAATTAATTAACTTAAATTTCAAAGTATTTAGTACTTCAGGTCGACTCAGCTttttattaaactttttttcttgttttggttttttgattttttttttgtatgggagatttatgaaattatcctcACAATACAAACTACGAAAAAAATTCAGAACTTAAATAGATGTTCTATTAGTATGCATTATGTTCAATTGGTAAAATGCAAAATTTCAATATAAGTACCAACACGAGAATGCATACAAAATCTAAAATGTtcagggtttagggtttagggttttgatctttagggtttagggttttagggATTAGGGTTTTTAGGTTTAGGATTTAGTGTTTAGTGTTTAGGGTTTAgagtttagggtttagggtttagtgTTTAgtgtttagggtttagggttttgatCTTTTGCATGATGCAACGTGTCACAAATTGCGATTGATAATTACTAATCATATCACATTTTCAGCCTTacgatattttcttgagaataaaatgagaagctATAAATGAAATaggaaaattcaaaattaaaagaatatgAATACTAGAGAATTGTATTTCAAGTCAAGTGATTTGAATTCTAGTGGGAAAGTTTCACTAAGAATTTTTTGTTACTCGGCACATTTTGTTTGGTAgacttattaattttttttatttttcagaaaaattcgaTCAGGTACCGGGCTGACACAATTCGACACCTaatagatttttaaaaaaaaatttcctgtCAGGTGCAATTCTATAATTAtaagaaataataacaaataatatAACAAATAACAACAAATAAAGGGTAATTAAATAACAACGAATAATAACAAATAGTATAACAAATAGCAACAAATAAAGTGTAATTAAATAACAACAAATAAttcattataattaaataattaaatcatttataacaaataaatgaatatttaataaataacaaattaaacctaATTCATCACCttaattaaatgcatttaatcgaatctcttaaaattaattcactcaattaattaacaaataaagtgaattgCAATTCCGGGCTGTCTCAGCCCGGCACCCATAGTTTTATACATCGACCCTGTCAGATCCGCAAGTGtctgacttttcttttttacacCTATATTCTAATCAATTAGCCTAACTCTTGCGCCTCAGaaataaaaatttctaaaatcaGACAAAATAGTGCCGTTTAAAAATATTGATAGAATCACAATGTGCAAACCATTATCGTGTTTTGCTAATGGAACCTGATAGCAACTGTAAAATTCTGGAACTTTTGCCAATAACTTGAATGTCTATAGGATAAAGGCAGAAACTTTTCTACTCTAAATAGTTTCGGGAAAATGTTcgaatttgtttggatagagtattatttgaaataattactgtaacactttttgtgatgtgatgtatgtgagataaaaagataattgggaatataaaaaggtgaattgaaaattgtgtttatgatgcaagcgaaatattatttaaaaaaatgagatATCCAGACAAATCCTTGACTTCGCAAGCTGCAATAGGTCGAATAGtgaaaaaatgaagagaaattaggaaaatcagGGTATTATTCTCCAGAAGTGAACATTTTAAGTTACCGAATGATACTTGAAAAACTAAACATATTGTTATACAATTACAAAGCATTATTGAGAAATCCAACATTTTAGAATCCATTTTCAACGTCAATCTCAAGACATAGAATTCCTCCATTTGGGTGGTTTTTTGCCTTGGACAAGCCTAGTCTTGACATCAACAGGAGTTTGTCTTCCAAAATCACCTTCTCCTTCAACGTTAGTTAACTTGTTGGCTCTAAACGAAGGCATTACAATCTTCTTCCAACTGAAAAGTCCCTTCTTTTTCTCCAATAATCTCTCAATTTGTCCTTGCATGTTCATGCATTGGCTTTGAAGCCTTAAAACATCTTCTTTGAGCTTCTTGATCTCCAACTGCTGAGCATTCATTTCTCGCTTTGACATGCACCTGGCAGGGAGATCTAGCCCCATGTTCGGGCTACGGGTGCCGCTGAAGGATCCACTCCAGTCGATCTGCTTGTTGAGCTTTGCTTGCTCTGAGAATAACACTTGAATTACTGCCCGCACCGGCAAACGCTCGTTTTGGGCAGCATGCAACGAGGCCTCTGCTGACAGTTTTCTGCTGTCGATTAATCGGCAAAGattcttcctttcttgctttGATACTCCCCGATGTGCCTGCCAGTGTCCGGAGTAAATTTATCAGCTTGATTGTTGTTGTATCTATAAATATTAACCAGTAAATTACTTCCCAAAAGATTTCTTCGATTGACATGAATTGTACATTTAGTTCGAACAAATTTATGTGCATCAAAAGATTTGGTGATACTACTGTATTTTGAAAGCCATGTTATATCAGTAATTTGATGTCTATCTCAATCTTTGGTTCATAAGTTGGGAGTGAAAATGTGTTCATTGGCTCATTGATGTGATTGATGATCAAATGCCATGCCTCGACGTAGACTACAGCATTGAAAAATCAATTTAAAGGCTATGAACCATCTTCCAAACTTTTTACGTGTggataaaaagaaaagggacGCTCGTGACACTACTTTCCAAATCCTTCATATGAGGACAATACCAAACCCCTTTTTTGGTCTACTTTCTTTGTTCATTGTTTGTCTGGTGTAGTCATATGACTCGTATCTGTTTCATTTTGTTTTGATAAGCAGAACAATGCAGCTTGTTGGTTGTGCGATGAAGAATCTAATGCTGGTGACAGCACAACAACTCCTACTTCCCCAAATTTGGCATCTATCCTAATTCCCCTCACCAAATGAGGGTGTAATGTTAATTTACTATACCAGAGAGAAAAGCAACATGCATACAACAAAATTAAGCAAAACTCTATTAAGGGTAGCAGAGCCaccaagtatatatatatatatatatgaatataggGTAAACTTGAAAAGTTCAAGAGGCAGCAGGAGAAAATAAaaacataaataaaaaaaattttaaaaatgaagaattgaaattgttccaaCTTACTTTGAGATAGGTGTCAATGGCTCTGTATAAGCCATCATCAATAGAACGAGCATGAGCAGGGAGTGCTCCAGCAAGAGCAATGAAATCAGACAACGCCAAATTGGAGTCCACCGCAGCTTCAGCAAGGTAAGAGTCCACAAGCTTAGCCACCTTCATCAATGCAGCTCCACTTCTGAAAGTTTCATCCAAATTCAAGAACCTTTTGACCAGTCTAAGAGCCAGTTCAACGTCAAGCAATGTCCCAGAAGTATGACTAAAAGACGGTATCATGAAATCCTTGAGCGAAGCCTGGTCAAGCTGCCAAGAAATTCTCTTCTCTAACTCGACCCTGTAAGTGGGCTCAACACCAACCATGCAGGCGGTCCGGAGCAGCCTCAGAAGGAAGGTACAGGGGACAGAATCCTTCTCAGGGGGGAGGATTCCGACCAGGGTTTCGACGAAAAACCTCTTCTTCATCCAAGAAGATGTGACGCTATCAGGGGATTCTTCAAGATTTATCAGGCTTTTTTCTACCTCATCCCCTGAACCTGACAAGTCAGGAAGCCACTTGGATGAATAATGGGCGATGATTGAACCAATCAATTCAGGCCGTACTCCCTTGGCTTTAATTCCGGATACAGTCTTAACAAAGTAATCCATATCAAGAATGCAAGCATCATCAAACCAACATTCTGCTCCAAATTGTGTCGTTCTGCCCGCAAAAGTAGTGATGGACTCTGGCAAGGCCAGTTTGTCATTCTTCATTTTGGCAGCAGAATAGCGTTAGATAGCTGTTGTAGCAGAGGACTAGGAAGCTGATGAGTGATGCTAACAAAAGGTTGCTACATTGCTAGTACATCATGCTCTTCACTATTTCAACAGTATGCTTGTGACATGGTCAAACTCAGTACTTGTAGATAAAAGGGTAGAGGTTAAGAAAGGGTAGACCTGGCCGCATCATTTAGGATGGCgaaatggggaaaaaaaaattcttcgtGGTTGGTGCCGTGAACATGGGTGATGAAGAGTATAGGATAAGAAGAGGGAGGAGTGAGGGATGTCCGGTAATACTATTCGTTTCAAGTCCCTTTCGCTGGGATGTCCGGTAATGCTAATTAATTTTGTTCAACAGCTACAGGGAATAATCCATGATATGTCACTCCCAGGACGAATTTGCATTAAAAGGTTTTGTCTCCACCGTAGGCTCAAGGCCTTGTTCGCTTCTTCTGTTCACCAAATTACCACTAGCCCAAAGTAAGTTGCAACACTTTATGGCGTATAtatgtaatattctttcttttctttttttttatcctaTGTGGATTGGTAGAGTATGGTAAAACTGGCACAACAGTAAAAGGCCATCAACACTCTCATTCTCCGCACTCGTTCATTTTATTAGCTCTTATTAGTCTCTGCGCCTGATACAACTTCAAGATTTTTACCGGCTGGGCTAGGATACACTGGTACAAGTAAACGAGACTCAAACACTACCCAGCGGTATTGTGTCCTTTAAGTGGTAACTGTGTCGGTTGAATGGGTTTATTTGATTTGGATTCAAGTGTCATCGACTGCTGCTCCaaacccacaaaaaaaaaaccaaaaaaagttATATCCGAATGCTACCGGATTTGGGCCTTTCAGATTGTTGCCCATCACAAGTAGGCCTAATTTTAGCTACCCAATGGTAACCCTGGTTGGTAGATTTAACAGCTTTTTGTGCCTAACCCAGTCCTATGCCTGCTATATATTATCATTAATCCATTGCTGCTTGCTTAAGAGAAATGTTCTCAGCGTTTTATGCACTGTGGCAAGCACTCAGAACCCCTGTGCATTCCCACATTGCCATGCCAGGAAGACAAACCATTGGTGCAACCAGCTACCGAGATAGACAGTTATGACACACCAGCTCACTCGTTTTCTCATAAAAAATACAACAGCTGCAGAGATTgtggaagaaaaaagaaacaaccaCTGAAGCTTGAATTTTCTAGcgagacaatctaagagggggatGTAATTACACTAACTAACATGCCAGAACCATTATGCATTCTCGAGTTAAAATCTTAAATATTCTGCATTCTACATCAACGTATCTAACAAATGTTTCTCAATGGTAAGTAAAAGCTTGGAGAAGAATCAAATGAACTACAATAAGCTGATTACATCTTTTATAGTTTTTGATTATTCTGTAAAAGTATGAATTAATCCAAATCCTACCTgcaccacttttgaaatccccCCTTTAAGTAGTGAACTCAGGAACACCGCAACCACCACAAAAACTTccactttcatttccttatgGTCTCACGTTCGGCAACTAATTCAACGATATTATCACACACTTCGCGGAGAGGAGGGCTCAGAAGTGCTGGCAGGGCCACCCTCAGCAGGATTTAGAGCTGCTCCACTCGCAAGAGAACCGTTATCACTCTCATTCTGAGTCATGACTGGGATTTTAACAGATGCTCGCTCCATCTCCTTCTCAAGCTCTTCTTCACGTCGCAATGCAGTAAATTGGCCATCCAAGGACCTGGCTGCCGCTAACCATGCGCCAACAATTATTAGAAGTACACCTCCAAGGTAAGGAGTGGAATTTGCCAGTGAGCCAAAGGCTAATATCATAAACTGTTGAATCAATGCACCACCAGATTTTCCCAATGGATTGCAGACAACATCAATTGCAGCTTTCCCTTTAATCTGATACAAGAATAAAATCAACAATGAGTTTATTTGCAACAAACATTAGAGCTCAAAATGCTATTTTAGTCTCTCAACCCTAAAAGTTTGTATTTGAGCATAACCTGAAACTAGACAGATCCTACTATCATGCGAGCTACTTTAGATATTGGAAGCCTACATGCTTTCTTTTTTAGTAGTGCTTTCTTAGCTGTTGCATTTTGCATCTATGTACTCATGATGATGATTGAATTTCTGTAACTCGAGATCTTGAATGTTGAATCTTTTATTTAgcttaaaaagaaagaaatccaaATGGCAAATAAAGCATCAGACCTTGGTCTCCTCGTCTAATGGAATATAGGCCATTTCCTTGCACGGATCAAACAAGCTGTATTTGGCACTTTTACTGAAAATGTTTTGCATCGCACCCACATAAACTGCTGCAAGAAGTGGAGTCAGCCCAAACTTGGCAAGAGAAGGCCCAAAAGGGTCACCAAACAATATCAAGGAAAAGAAGCCAACTCCTGTGAGGAGCAAAACAGTTGGTGTAATTGTGGCTGCCACCCCCCAGCCATATTTGTCAAAAATCCATTGACTCAGAAGCATCATCGTGAAAGTTGCTATTCCAGTAGCAGTTGAAAAGTCACCCATGAAGGATGAGTATTCATTTGGGCTAGGAAACTGCATCGTACTAAAAGAATAAGTCTACAAGCAGATAGGAGGACAGAATACCATAGATTAGAAAGCCACATTTATTTATACCTGAGCTTTGAGCTTGGATTTCCATGTAACCTCTACAAGGTTAATGCTAATGCCATATGCAACAACCAAAGTGGCAAGATCCCTAATATATTTAGAAGACACCAAAAACTTCAAACTCTCCATTGTCCCCATCTTTGGTTTCTCCTGTCAAAGTTAACATCATAGTTAATAATTGCACCAAGAAGGACAGTATCAAGCAGCAAAAGCTACCCCTGTATCAGTTATATATAAAGAAAAAACA encodes the following:
- the LOC113768112 gene encoding root phototropism protein 3-like, whose translation is MKNDKLALPESITTFAGRTTQFGAECWFDDACILDMDYFVKTVSGIKAKGVRPELIGSIIAHYSSKWLPDLSGSGDEVEKSLINLEESPDSVTSSWMKKRFFVETLVGILPPEKDSVPCTFLLRLLRTACMVGVEPTYRVELEKRISWQLDQASLKDFMIPSFSHTSGTLLDVELALRLVKRFLNLDETFRSGAALMKVAKLVDSYLAEAAVDSNLALSDFIALAGALPAHARSIDDGLYRAIDTYLKAHRGVSKQERKNLCRLIDSRKLSAEASLHAAQNERLPVRAVIQVLFSEQAKLNKQIDWSGSFSGTRSPNMGLDLPARCMSKREMNAQQLEIKKLKEDVLRLQSQCMNMQGQIERLLEKKKGLFSWKKIVMPSFRANKLTNVEGEGDFGRQTPVDVKTRLVQGKKPPKWRNSMS